From Rhinatrema bivittatum chromosome 5, aRhiBiv1.1, whole genome shotgun sequence, the proteins below share one genomic window:
- the C5H11orf87 gene encoding uncharacterized protein C11orf87 homolog codes for MSARISQNLRLSLPRCLLNQTSASNASACVTEVGQLFQSFSSTLVLIVLVTVIVCLLVLSLGTFHVHKNKMKKRKIQKAQEEYERDHRNPQARADRLQGRENLALGRGAQGSVYCASLSIQRNGDTVPSPGSRDAEGFQRATSTLDKDNGDLLQSVLLS; via the coding sequence ATGAGTGCCAGGATATCCCAGAATCTGAGGCTTTCCCTGCCACGGTGTCTGCTAAACCAGACTTCAGCCTCCAACGCCTCCGCCTGCGTTACAGAAGTGGGTCAGCTCTTCCAGTCCTTTTCCTCCACTTTGGTTCTGATCGTCTTGGTGACGGTCATCGTCTGTCTCCTCGTCCTGTCCCTCGGCACCTTCCACGTGCACAAGAACAAGATGAAGAAACGGAAAATACAAAAGGCTCAGGAGGAATATGAACGGGATCACCGCAATCCTCAGGCCCGCGCGGACAGGCTCCAGGGGAGGGAGAACCTCGCGCTGGGGAGGGGCGCCCAAGGCTCCGTCTATTGTGCTTCCCTCAGCATTCAGAGGAACGGAGACACGGTCCCCAGCCCGGGCTCCAGGGATGCGGAGGGCTTTCAGAGAGCCACTTCTACTTTGGACAAAGACAACGGTGATCTCCTGCAGTCAGTGCTGTTGTCGTGA